One genomic segment of Lampris incognitus isolate fLamInc1 chromosome 2, fLamInc1.hap2, whole genome shotgun sequence includes these proteins:
- the rnd1b gene encoding rho family GTPase 1b: MKERRNTQPLVVRCKLVLVGDVQCGKTAMLQVLAKDCYPETYVPTVFENYTFCLELEEQRVELSLWDTSGSPYYDNVRPLCYSDSDAVLLCFDISRPDTVDSGLKKWKTEILDFCPSTRILLIGCKTDLRTDVCTLMELSNQKQTPITYEQGSAMAKQLGAEAYLDCSAFTSEKSIHSVFRTAAQACINKLQPIPKPSPTRRLSKRLLHLPSKSDLLSSTFKKEKAKSCSVM, translated from the exons ATGAAGGAGAGGAGAAACACGCAGCCACTGGTGGTAAGATGCAAACTGGTCCTTGTGGGAGACGTTCAATGCGGAAAGACGGCGATGTTGCAAGTCCTGGCGAAGGACTGTTATCCAGAG ACCTATGTGCCCACGGTGTTTGAGAACTACACATTCTGTCTGGAGCTGGAAGAGCAACGTGTAGAGCTCAGTCTGTGGGACACATCAG GTTCTCCATACTATGACAATGTGAGGCCCCTGTGCTACAGTGACTCAGATGCAGTTTTGCTGTGTTTTGACATCAGCCGCCCAGACACAGTGGACAGCGGCCTTAAGAAG TGGAAGACCGAAATCCTGGACTTCTGCCCCAGCACACGCATCCTGCTCATTGGATGTAAGACCGACTTGCGCACAGACGTCTGCACACTGATGGAGCTGTCCAATCAGAAACAGACCCCCATTACCTATGAGCAG GGCTCTGCTATGGCCAAACAGCTGGGTGCCGAGGCCTACCTGGACTGTTCGGCGTTCACCTCTGAGAAGAGCATCCACAGCGTTTTCCGCACCGCTGCGCAGGCTTGCATCAACAAGCTGCAGCCCATCCCTAAACCTAGCCCCACTCGCCGCCTCTCCAAAAGACTCCTCCACCTGCCCAGCAAGTCAGATTTGCTCTCCTCCACCTTCAAGAAGGAAAAGGCCAAGAGCTGCTCAGTCATGTGA